In one Pseudomonas sp. R84 genomic region, the following are encoded:
- a CDS encoding NlpC/P60 family protein gives MLKRFAPLVPLALVTLLYGCAAHSPVQEQPQQVKNSATAQSSVIYQEELDTEKELNEFNGKKPYQLPVLADSILERGMSLIGTRYRFGGTSEAGFDCSGFIGYLFREEAGMNLPRSTREMINVDAPLVSRSNLEPGDLLFFATNGRRGRVSHAGIYLGDNQFIHSSSRRSGGVRIDSLGDSYWSKTFIEAKRALANAPTVVTARK, from the coding sequence ATGCTAAAGCGCTTCGCACCCCTCGTGCCTCTCGCACTCGTCACCCTGTTGTACGGTTGTGCTGCTCATTCTCCAGTTCAAGAGCAGCCTCAACAGGTTAAAAATTCTGCCACGGCTCAGTCTTCCGTTATTTATCAGGAAGAGCTGGACACCGAAAAAGAACTCAACGAATTCAATGGCAAGAAGCCTTATCAGCTTCCTGTTCTGGCCGACAGCATCCTCGAACGCGGCATGTCCCTGATCGGTACCCGTTACCGTTTCGGCGGTACCTCTGAAGCCGGTTTCGATTGCAGCGGTTTCATCGGCTACCTGTTCCGTGAAGAAGCTGGCATGAACCTGCCACGCTCCACGCGTGAAATGATTAACGTCGATGCTCCACTGGTATCGCGCAGCAACCTTGAGCCGGGCGATCTGCTGTTTTTCGCCACCAACGGTCGTCGCGGTCGTGTCAGTCACGCCGGGATCTACCTCGGTGACAACCAGTTCATCCACTCCAGCAGTCGTCGCAGCGGCGGTGTTCGCATCGACAGCCTGGGTGACAGCTACTGGAGCAAGACCTTCATCGAAGCGAAACGCGCATTGGCCAACGCTCCGACGGTTGTCACCGCTCGCAAGTAA